In the Nicotiana tabacum cultivar K326 chromosome 16, ASM71507v2, whole genome shotgun sequence genome, one interval contains:
- the LOC107761227 gene encoding histone-lysine N-methyltransferase ASHH2 encodes MVQAVEHNSALEIAQSEHIKSKTTKNGQEKEKQGKNHTGQNSRKSKGKISIPTGPITLKVKFGSRCLMDIVPLIDDHTDKQCTMGKELNGSSNVARNFDDQLKGELPSRQFGRCNGNLDNVYVSVSDICQSGKKINQNPADKLLDFHNDSFSEEGTSIDNRCSDAGTSPDSEVINLVPDAQINERGREELNDLIMPKPSVAPGDVLSLRVYGRSKKGRKKDSLPKLASSGVKDLLSPDSMSSSQIFGQLIQGEKVQGGSCCSDTSALTPGRIGLGNISSTEIVSGELLPCSGVSDLTISCATSKSESGIDGNICSSLGTVSPETELSEKKVSSHDGQNVPKGERSDVSGKGLSQVPNPKSSKSRGSASKKKGNKEKQDNKLEVKHESDHVTSLCEVKHHQETENEAPYGFGEVGSRYKTLNGGISDLDITRGVVSQPRFQPRNAWVQCDDCLKWRRIASELADQIDETNCKWTCKDNLDRNFADCSIAQEKSNSEINAELEISDASGEEDALSRRLNSNQSGQKKALVAHQSSWTLIRRNLFLHRSRKSQTIDEIMVCHCNPPSHGRMGCGDGCLNRMLNVECVRGSCPCGERCSNQQFQKRKYAKLKCFKCGKKGYGLQLLEDVSEGQFLIEYVGEVLDLHAHEARQKEYALKSHKHFYFMTLNGSEVIDACAKGNLGRFINHSCDPNCRTEKWMVNGEVCIGLFALRDIKKGEEVTFDYNYVRVFGAAAKKCVCGSPHCRGYIGGDLLNAEVIVQDDSDDDYPEPVVFCEDGDMGDELNNIISARSSFNVAEIRTKETPKNKYKLDEPVTGNLENSTQTHIGDIMEHENTKMANSAAVLSFKIKEEINKFHNESPSSSLKKLESSEAIEGLEILLHSSVQHAGNSLPSEDMIIETISEVKKECLDAEKVSSTLDMAFPSPNAMLSKSLRKKSGNGGASNESSKSSRRSSSVKKGKSKNSAVNLTSLSDMDNKLQIPQPKFRKPPYDSLNARAEAVEEKLNELLDHDGGISKRRDASRCYLKLLLLTAASGDSCNGEAIQSNRDLSMILDALLKTKSRTVLVDIINKNGLQMLHNIMKRYRREFNKIPILRKLLKVLEYLAVREILSHEHINGGPSRHGVESFRDSILRLTDHTDKQVHQIARNFRDRWIPRPPRKSSCIDRDDSQIEHPSPRYNRCTPLQDHCGDWSMKPSETEECTCHIMVESTTADAGILDGSSTSCVVGAPNGARKRKRKSRWDQEAESSLDQRTETNMADDRTQDINDVPPGFSLPMKATRVSCGASSGAACSLQEHSCKKHPHPTVTGYLQHRFISRLPVSYGIPFSKVQQFGSFQKERRDVWDVAPGVPFHPFPPLPTYPRDRRDSMSSAASAGIFSEPPQNAGQDCHSCSPGHSAHNPPCLSGANLSQDVANTQFGLERTGGYHNLGRKYFRQQKCINSKRPPWGRSGWGCTGNNLKDSMCSVGVASKENESRSSHNPKMENLGHTSQQNHSQQT; translated from the exons ATGGTGCAAGCTGTTGAGCACAACAGCGCACTCGAGATAGCTCAAAGTGAGCACATAAAATCAAAAACAACAAAGAATGGTCAGGAAAAGGAGAAGCAGGGTAAGAATCACACTGGTCAAAACTCGCGGAAATCAAAGGGAAAAATCTCCATTCCTACAGGCCCCATCACCTTGAAAGTTAAATTTGGTTCACGTTGCCTGATGGATATTGTTCCTCTTATTGATGATCACACTGACAAACAGTGCACTATGGGAAAAGAGCTCAATGGATCGTCAAATGTTGCCAGGAATTTTGATGATCAGCTGAAGGGAGAGTTGCCCAGTCGGCAGTTCGGCAGGTGCAATGGGAATTTGGATAATGTGTATGTTTCTGTATCAGACATATGCCAATCAGGAAAGAAGATCAATCAAAATCCAGCGGACAAACTCTTGGACTTTCACAATGACTCATTTTCTGAGGAGGGGACATCAATTGATAACAGGTGCTCAGATGCTGGAACTTCACCTGACTCAGAAGTTATCAACCTGGTTCCGGATGCtcaaataaatgagagaggccgAGAAGAGTTGAATGATTTAATTATGCCTAAGCCATCTGTTGCTCCTGGTGATGTTCTGAGTTTGCGTGTGTATGGCAGGAGcaagaaaggaaggaaaaaaGATAGTCTCCCAAAGTTAGCCAGTTCTGGTGTGAAGGATCTGCTTAGTCCAGATAGTATGAGCAGTTCTCAAATATTTGGGCAACTCATCCAAGGAGAAAAAGTACAAGGGGGATCTTGTTGTTCTGATACTTCTGCTCTGACACCAGGGCGGATTGGCTTAGGCAACATATCGAGCACTGAGATTGTTTCAGGAGAACTGTTACCTTGTTCAGGAGTGTCAGACTTAACTATCTCCTGTGCTACTTCAAAGTCTGAAAGTGGCATAGATGGTAATATTTGCTCTAGCCTTGGTACCGTGTCACCAGAGACTGAGTTGTCTGAGAAAAAAGTATCCTCTCATGATGGACAAAATGTTCCCAAAGGTGAAAGATCAGATGTATCTGGCAAAGGCCTGTCACAAGTCCCGAACCCGAAGTCATCCAAAAGTAGAGGAAGTGCTTCTAAAAAGAAgggaaacaaagaaaaacaagataATAAGCTTGAAGTGAAACATGAGAGTGACCATGTCACGAGTTTATGTGAGGTGAAACACCACCAAGAAACAG AAAACGAAGCACCATACGGGTTTGGAGAAGTTGGATCGAGATATAAAACCTTAAATGGAGGCATTTCAGACTTGGACATTACACGGGGTGTGGTGAGTCAGCCTCGTTTTCAACCAAGAAATGCCTGGGTGCAGTGTGATGATTGCCTGAAGTGGAGACGTATAGCTTCCGAACTTGCTGATCAAATTGATGAAACAAACTGCAAATG GACTTGTAAGGATAACTTGGATAGAAACTTTGCTGATTGCTCGATTGCACAAGAAAAATCAAATTCAGAAATTAATGCTGAGCTGGAAATATCGGATGCCTCTGGTGAGGAAGATGCCCTCAGTAGACGCTTGAATTCAAATCAATCAGGACAGAAGAAGGCACTTG TTGCCCATCAATCATCTTGGACTCTGATCAGGAGAAACTTATTCCTGCATCGTAGCCGCAAAAGTCAAACTATTGATGAG ATCATGGTCTGCCATTGCAACCCTCCTTCACATGGCCGAATGGGCTGCGGAGATGGATGCCTGAATCGGATGCTCAACGTTGAGTGTGTTCGAGGGTCTTGTCCATGTGGAGAGCGCTGTTCGAATCAGCAG TTTCAGAAGCGTAAGTATGCTAAATTGAAGTGCTTCAAATGTGGAAAGAAGGGTTATGGCCTGCAGCTGCTTGAGGATGTCTCCGAAGGGCAGTTTCTTATAGAATATGTTGGGGAG GTCCTGGATCTGCATGCGCACGAGGCAAGACAAAAGGAGTATGCCCTGAAGAGTCATAAGCATTTTTACTTTATGACACTTAATGGCAGTGAG GTTATAGATGCGTGTGCTAAAGGGAATTTGGGTCGTTTCATTAACCATAGCTGTGATCCTAATTGCCGTACAGAAAAG TGGATGGTCAATGGAGAGGTTTGCATTGGACTCTTTGCTCTAAGGGATATCAAGAAG GGGGAGGAGGTTACATTTGACTACAATTATGTGCGTGTTTTCGGGGCTGCAGCGAAAAAATGTGTCTGTGGCTCGCCTCACTGTCGGGGCTATATAGGCGGCGACCTACTGAATGCAGAAGTGATAGTGCAGGATGATTCAGATGATGACTATCCTGAACCCGTTGTTTTCTGCGAGGATGGTGACATGGGTGATGAACTAAACAACATTATATCTGCAAGGAGTTCATTTAATGTCGCAGAAATTAGAACTAAAGAAACACCTAAAAACAAATATAAACTGGATGAACCTGTTACTGGAAACCTGGAGAATTCCACCCAAACACACATAGGGGATATAATGGAACATGAAAATACCAAAATGGCTAACTCTGCTGCTGTTCTTAGCTTTAAAATCAAGGAGGAAATCAACAAGTTCCATAATGAATCCCCTTCATCATCTCTGAAGAAGCTGGAATCATCTGAGGCAATAGAGGGACTAGAAATCCTATTGCATTCTTCAGTACAACATGCAGGAAATTCCTTGCCTTCGGAAGATATGATCATTGAAACTATATCTGAAGTAAAGAAAGAGTGCTTAGATGCTGAAAAAGTTTCTTCTACACTGGACATGGCATTTCCATCTCCAAATGCAATGCTTAGCAAGTCTTTGAGGAAGAAATCAGGCAATGGAGGAGCCAGTAATGAATCGTCAAAATCTTCTCGTCGATCATCTTCAGTTAAAAAGGGAAAATCTAAGAATAGTGCTGTGAATTTAACATCACTCTCTGATATGGACAACAAATTGCAAATTCCACAACCTAAATTCAGGAAACCACCTTATGATTCCTTAAATGCTCGTGCTGAAGCAG TCGAAGAGAAACTTAATGAGTTGCTGGATCATGATGGCGGAATAAGCAAACGCAGG GATGCATCTAGGTGCTACTTGAAGCTCCTCCTTTTAACTGCTGCTTCAGGAGATAGCTGCAACGGTGAAGCTATTCAGAG TAACCGGGATCTCTCTATGATCCTTGATGCGCTTTTGAAGACCAAGTCGCGCACTGTTTTGGTGGATATTATTAATAAGAATG GTTTGCAGATGTTACACAACATAATGAAACGATACCGGAGGGAATTCAATAAGATCCCAATTCTCAGAAAGTTGCTTAAG GTTTTAGAGTATCTGGCTGTGAGAGAGATTCTTTCGCATGAGCACATTAACGGAGGTCCCTCTAGACACGGAGTTGAGAG CTTTAGGGACTCAATTTTGCGATTGACAGATCACACTGACAAACAG GTTCATCAAATTGCAAGGAACTTCAGAGATAGGTGGATACCTAGACCTCCCAGAAAAAGTAGCTGCATTGACAGAGATGACAGCCAGATTGAGCATCCTTCTCCACGGTACAATAGGTGTACACCATTACAAGACCATTGTGGTGATTGGAGTATGAAACCTTCAGAAACAGAAGAATGTACCTGCCATATAATGGTAGAATCTACTACAGCAGATGCTGGTATCCTTGATGGCTCATCTACTTCATGTGTTGTTGGGGCACCCAATGGGGCAAGGAAACGTAAGCGTAAGAGTCGATGGGATCAGGAGGCAGAATCAAGTTTAGATCAAAGAACTGAAACCAATATGGCTGATGATCGAACACAGGACATAAATGATGTCCCCCCTGGATTTTCACTCCCCATGAAGGCCACTAGAGTCTCATGTGGTGCTTCCTCAGGTGCAGCTTGTAGTCTACAAGAACATAGTTGCAAGAAGCATCCACATCCAACGGTCACAGGGTATTTGCAGCATAGGTTTATTTCACGATTGCCAGTCTCTTATGGAATTCCATTTTCCAAAGTGCAGCAGTTTGGGTCATTTCAAAAGGAAAGACGTGATGTTTGGGATGTTGCCCCAGGAGTACCTTTCCATCCTTTTCCTCCTTTGCCTACATATCCCCGTGATAGAAGAGATTCCATGTCTTCTGCTGCTAGTGCTGGAATTTTTAGCGAGCCACCTCAAAATGCTGGACAAGATTGCCATTCTTGTTCTCCGGGCCACTCTGCTCATAATCCTCCATGCCTATCCGGGGCAAACCTCTCGCAAGACGTTGCAAATACCCAATTTGGTTTAGAACGAACTGGGGGCTATCATAATTTGGGAAGGAAATATTTTCGGCAGCAAAAGTGTATTAACTCAAAAAGGCCTCCTTGGGGAAGAAGTGGCTGGGGGTGCACTGGAAACAACTTAAAAGATAGTATGTGCAGTGTAGGTGTAGCAAGCAAAGAGAATGAATCTAGGAGTTCCCATAACCCTAAAATGGAGAATTTGGGGCATACTTCTCAACAGAATCATTCACAACAGACATAG
- the LOC107806408 gene encoding glutathione S-transferase TCHQD-like, with the protein MQLYHHPLSLDSQKVRLTLEEKGIDYTSHHVNPLTGKNMDAFFFSMNPSAKIPVFQNGSHIIYDTVEIIQYIERIAEKVSSGGNNLNLSSREVVEWMHKIQEWDSMYFTLFHVPEKYRLYVSKFLRRVIIARMAESPDLASAYHCKLREAYDTDDKLKNADVLRRSEDHLVRLLDEVEVKLGETSYLAGEEFSLADVVLIPVLARLELLNLEDEYINSRPNTADYWMLVKQRPSYKKVIGRYFDGWRRRKTLLKTWCFIRIRSMLRKY; encoded by the exons ATGCAGCTATATCATCATCCTTTGTCCTTGGACAGCCAGAAGGTGAGACTTACTTTGGAAGAGAAAGGCATTGATTACACGTCGCATCATGTGAACCCTTTAACGGGCAAGAACATGGACGCGTTTTTCTTCAGTATGAATCCAAGTGCAAAAATTCCTGTGTTCCAGAATGGTTCTCACATCATATATGATACAGTTGAGATCATTCA GTATATCGAAAGAATTGCAGAAAAAGTGTCTTCTGGTGGAAACAATCTGAACCTCAGCAGCAGAGAAGTAGTTGAATGGATGCATAAAATACAAGAATGGGACTCAATGTACTTTACCCTTTTCCATGTCCCTGAAAAGTATCGGTTATATGTTTCGAAATTCCTGAGACGTGTAATAATTGCCCGAATGGCTGAGTCTCCTGACTTAGCAAGTGCATACCACTGCAAGTTAAGAGAGGCATATGATACTGACGACAAGTTGAAGAATGCTGACGTTTTGAGACGAAGCGAGGATCATCTAGTAAGGCTTCTTGATGAGGTAGAAGTTAAACTTGGTGAAACATCATATCTAGCAGGGGAAGAGTTCAGTCTAGCTGATGTAGTGCTCATTCCTGTTCTGGCTAGATTAGAACTCTTGAACTTGGAAGACGAGTACATAAACAGTCGTCCAAACACAGCAGATTACTGGATGTTGGTTAAGCAGAGACCTAGTTATAAGAAGGTGATTGGCAGGTACTTTGATGGATGGAGAAGACGGAAAACATTGCTGAAAACATGGTGTTTCATCCGTATCAGAAGTATGCTGCGAAAATATTGA